The Paenibacillus wynnii DNA window CCACTGTTGGAGCAAGTATTATTGGAGTTGACCTCGCCAAAAGTTCTAAAGAGCTGCAATCAAAATATTTATTTCCTAAATTTAAAGTCAATCGCGAGAATGTAGTGCTTTACCCTGCTGAAGCATTAGTAACTGCATTAGGCGGTACCTTCAAGGGAGACACCTCTGCAGTCAACCTTTTGGTAGGGAAAAACACTGTCACTGTAAACTTGACTGCGCAAACTGCTGCCTTTAATGGTGCGGCTGCTTCCTACACCGTAGACATCGATAATGGCAAATTGTATTTACCGCTTGTTGCATTTAGCCAATTGACGGGCAAAACGCTGCTTTGGGATGCGTTGTCCGAACGGATTATATTGCGATAGGGGGAAATGTTTTGCTGCAAATTCGCAGTCTAGAGAAAGAGTTTAGAGTCGACGGCCGCACCGTCCCGATTCTGAATATTCCCGAATGGTCCATCGCCAAGGGTGAGAAGGTAGCGATCACGGGACCCAGCGGCTCCGGCAAGAGCACTTTGCTTCACTTGATCAGCGGGATCCTGCGGCCGGATAGGGGAGAAATTTATATAAATGAAACTCCCCTGCATAAGCTGAAAGAGGCGGAGCTGGATAAACTTCGAGCTTCCCAAATCGGTTATGTACTGCAGGATTTCCATCTTATACCCTCACTTACCGTAGAAGAAAATGTAGAAATTGCCCTGAAGTGGCGTTTGTCGGCTAAGCAAAAAAAGGATTTGATCGGGGGTTGGTTAGAGAAGGTGGGGCTGCAGAATCGCAGCACCCACCTTCCTTCCCAGTTATCCCGTGGTCAGCAGCAGCGCGTAGCCATTGTACGCGCTCTTGTTAATGATCCGCCACTTGTATTAGCAGATGAGCCTACCGGGAGCTTGGATTGGGAAACGGCGGATGAAATCTCGGAGCTTTTATTGAATTTAAGTGCTGCGGAAACGAAGACCTTAATCGTTGTAACCCATGATTTGAATATGGCGCGGCGGTTTCCTGTCTGTCTTGATATTTACGATGTGAATCGTATTCGAGGGTCTAAGCAGGAGGCGAGCATGGCATGAGTCTTTTTAAATTTACGCTCCGTAATGTTCTGCACCGGCGGTTTTTATCCTTGCTCACTATCAGCGCAGTTGCGGTTACCGTTGCTTTTATCTTATTGGTGTCACTGGCCCAAGACAGCGTGGAGCAGGGAGCGGAAAAGGGTTACGGTCCGTTCGATCTTGTCATCGGCGCCGAGGGGAGTGAAACCCAGCTTGTCTTGAACGCGTTCTATCATATCGGAGCTCCCACAGGTAATATTCCGCTGACTGTTCTGGAGCAAGCCAAGGCGGATGAAGGGGTGGATAAGGCCTACGCTATGACTACTGGCGATAACTATAATGGATTTCCGGTAGTTGGCATAGATCCCGAATACTTCTTAACTCGGTATGGTGACCGACACCTTGAGCAGGGCTCTATTTTTCGAAATACGGGTGAAGCTTTAGTCGGATCTTATGTAGCAACATCGCTAGGTCTTCAGGTTGGAGATACCTTCACCGGAGCGCACGGTCTTGTACAGGAGGAGCATGAAGATGAACACGAAGATGAACATGGAAGCTTCACATACACCATTGTTGGCATTCTGCCTCATCTGAACACTCCTGATGACCGGGCCATTTTTACGACAGTAGACTATGCTTGGGCTGTACATGGCTTGGAGGATAAGAACAAAGAGATAACTGCTATATTGGTGAAGCCTGGTAGTCTGCTTGGGGCACATGATTTAAAAGAAACTTTAGACGGGTCCAATGGAGTCCAAGCCGCTTACACCAGTAAGGCTGTATCCGATGTTGTAAATGCTGTGGATCAAGGCTCGCGTCTGGTTGGTGTGCTGACCTCTTTGTGTGTCGTTTTAGCTGCAATTTCTATTGTTTTGTCCTTGATTGCTGCGGTAGGCGAGCGAACCAAGGATGCAGGTTTATTGCGTCTTTTGGGTAAATCTAAAGGTTATGTGTGGATAACGTTGACCGGCGAGGGTTTGTTGATTACGACAACCGGACTGGTAATAGGTCTATTGCTAGGACATCTGGGAGCTTATATATTGAAAGATATTGTATTTGCTCAAGCGGGGATTCAAATCGATCCGTTTCATTTGTCGGATAATCACCTGAGGATAGTGATAGGAACCTTGTTGATTGGACTGATGTCCTCTGTAGGACCCGCATTCAGAATGTACCGGCTTAGCCCTTTAGCTCTTTTTAAATCTTAGGAGGGTTGTTCTTTTGAAAATAAGGGGAATAAGGCTGAGTCTTTGGGTAGCGGCAGTGGCTATCCTGCTCCTTCTTCAGGGATG harbors:
- a CDS encoding ABC transporter ATP-binding protein, encoding MLQIRSLEKEFRVDGRTVPILNIPEWSIAKGEKVAITGPSGSGKSTLLHLISGILRPDRGEIYINETPLHKLKEAELDKLRASQIGYVLQDFHLIPSLTVEENVEIALKWRLSAKQKKDLIGGWLEKVGLQNRSTHLPSQLSRGQQQRVAIVRALVNDPPLVLADEPTGSLDWETADEISELLLNLSAAETKTLIVVTHDLNMARRFPVCLDIYDVNRIRGSKQEASMA
- a CDS encoding ABC transporter permease, producing MSLFKFTLRNVLHRRFLSLLTISAVAVTVAFILLVSLAQDSVEQGAEKGYGPFDLVIGAEGSETQLVLNAFYHIGAPTGNIPLTVLEQAKADEGVDKAYAMTTGDNYNGFPVVGIDPEYFLTRYGDRHLEQGSIFRNTGEALVGSYVATSLGLQVGDTFTGAHGLVQEEHEDEHEDEHGSFTYTIVGILPHLNTPDDRAIFTTVDYAWAVHGLEDKNKEITAILVKPGSLLGAHDLKETLDGSNGVQAAYTSKAVSDVVNAVDQGSRLVGVLTSLCVVLAAISIVLSLIAAVGERTKDAGLLRLLGKSKGYVWITLTGEGLLITTTGLVIGLLLGHLGAYILKDIVFAQAGIQIDPFHLSDNHLRIVIGTLLIGLMSSVGPAFRMYRLSPLALFKS